From the genome of Xiphophorus couchianus chromosome 6, X_couchianus-1.0, whole genome shotgun sequence, one region includes:
- the LOC114146469 gene encoding acyl-coenzyme A thioesterase 5-like isoform X1 yields the protein MSAQIRLRLLPSARCLFDEPVQVKVAGLRSKQLVTLRARSTDERGVVFNSSASYRADGRGEIDLNRDASLSGSYVGVEPMGLLRSLKADTLHKYFFKNKALEPFMVNFSVHEEEGGMLAEATNERRLMGDGVRRVPVEVGNSQGVLFTPPGEGPFPAVLDLGTFMSEKRASLLANKGFIVLALPVFNDPKIERMNLDDFKEAVKFLQNQPKVSSKGVGVISRSKGSDIALSLAAFVPGVEAVVWINGCSASTILPLYYKNRQILSALKFDMNKIIFTKSGAFITKYAMHDTLTEENRASLVPIERASGQFLFVASEDDFNWDSKAYMDEMVDRLKRHGKENFESVSYPGAGHHLEPPFGPYCHSSFHGFVGIPVLWGGEPRAHAAAEVHLWSKIQEFFRTHLNCDKTQTKSKL from the exons ATGTCGGCCCAGATCAGACTGAGACTGCTCCCCAGCGCCAGGTGTTTATTCGACGAGCCCGTTCAGGTGAAGGTGGCCGGACTGAGGTCCAAGCAGCTGGTCACCTTGAGAGCCAGATCCACCGATGAGAGGGGAGTGGTGTTCAATTCTTCAGCCAGCTATCGCGCCGACGGCAGAGGGGAGATCGACCTGAACAGAGACGCCTCGCTCAGTGGGAGCTACGTCGGGGTGGAACCCATGGGTCTGCTGAGGTCACTGAAGGCAGATACCTTgcacaaatatttctttaagaACAAAGCATTGGAACCTTTCATGGTCAACTTCTCTGTGCATGAGGAGGAGGGCGGGATGCTGGCCGAGGCGACCAATGAGAGGCGTCTCATGGGAGATGGAGTCAGGCGAGTTCCTGTCGAAGTGGGCAACAGTCAAGGAGTCCTGTTTACCCCGCCAG GAGAGGGTCCGTTTCCTGCTGTGTTGGATCTGGGCACCTTCATGTCGGAGAAAAGGGCCTCTCTACTGGCCAATAAAGGCTTTATAGTTCTTGCTTTACCCGTATTCAACGACCCCAAAATAGAAAGGATGAATCTGGACGACTTCAAAGAAGCAGTGAAGTTTCTACAAAACCAGCCAAAG GTGAGCAGTAAAGGAGTTGGGGTAATATCCCGATCTAAGGGGAGCGACATCGCGCTTTCCCTCGCTGCTTTTGTGCCCGGAGTTGAAGCTGTGGTCTGGATCAATGGTTGCTCTGCTAGCACAATCCTACCCCTGTATTATAAGAATAGGCAGATTCTCTCAGCATTGAAGTTTgacatgaacaaaataattttcaccAAGTCTGGAGCCTTTATCACCAAATATGCCATGCATGATACTCTGACGGAGGAAAACAGGGCATCCCTGGTGCCTATCGAACGAGCAAGCGGACAATTCCTGTTTGTAGCTTCAGAGGACGACTTCAACTGGGACAGCAAGGCCTACATGGATGAGATGGTGGACAGACTAAAGCGTCATGGGAAGGAGAACTTTGAGAGTGTGAGCTACCCTGGAGCCGGACATCATTTAGAACCTCCGTTTGGACCGTACTGCCACTCCAGCTTCCATGGCTTCGTAGGTATTCCGGTCCTGTGGGGGGGGGAGCCCAGGGCCCACGCTGCTGCTGAAGTCCATCTATGGAGTAAGATCCAGGAGTTCTTCAGAACTCACTTAAACTGTGACAAAACTCAAACTAAATCCAAGTTATAG
- the LOC114146469 gene encoding acyl-coenzyme A thioesterase 5-like isoform X2: MSAQIRLRLLPSARCLFDEPVQVKVAGLRSKQLVTLRARSTDERGVVFNSSASYRADGRGEIDLNRDASLSGSYVGVEPMGLLRSLKADTLHKYFFKNKALEPFMVNFSVHEEEGGMLAEATNERRLMGDGVRRVPVEVGNSQGVLFTPPEGPFPAVLDLGTFMSEKRASLLANKGFIVLALPVFNDPKIERMNLDDFKEAVKFLQNQPKVSSKGVGVISRSKGSDIALSLAAFVPGVEAVVWINGCSASTILPLYYKNRQILSALKFDMNKIIFTKSGAFITKYAMHDTLTEENRASLVPIERASGQFLFVASEDDFNWDSKAYMDEMVDRLKRHGKENFESVSYPGAGHHLEPPFGPYCHSSFHGFVGIPVLWGGEPRAHAAAEVHLWSKIQEFFRTHLNCDKTQTKSKL, encoded by the exons ATGTCGGCCCAGATCAGACTGAGACTGCTCCCCAGCGCCAGGTGTTTATTCGACGAGCCCGTTCAGGTGAAGGTGGCCGGACTGAGGTCCAAGCAGCTGGTCACCTTGAGAGCCAGATCCACCGATGAGAGGGGAGTGGTGTTCAATTCTTCAGCCAGCTATCGCGCCGACGGCAGAGGGGAGATCGACCTGAACAGAGACGCCTCGCTCAGTGGGAGCTACGTCGGGGTGGAACCCATGGGTCTGCTGAGGTCACTGAAGGCAGATACCTTgcacaaatatttctttaagaACAAAGCATTGGAACCTTTCATGGTCAACTTCTCTGTGCATGAGGAGGAGGGCGGGATGCTGGCCGAGGCGACCAATGAGAGGCGTCTCATGGGAGATGGAGTCAGGCGAGTTCCTGTCGAAGTGGGCAACAGTCAAGGAGTCCTGTTTACCCCGCCAG AGGGTCCGTTTCCTGCTGTGTTGGATCTGGGCACCTTCATGTCGGAGAAAAGGGCCTCTCTACTGGCCAATAAAGGCTTTATAGTTCTTGCTTTACCCGTATTCAACGACCCCAAAATAGAAAGGATGAATCTGGACGACTTCAAAGAAGCAGTGAAGTTTCTACAAAACCAGCCAAAG GTGAGCAGTAAAGGAGTTGGGGTAATATCCCGATCTAAGGGGAGCGACATCGCGCTTTCCCTCGCTGCTTTTGTGCCCGGAGTTGAAGCTGTGGTCTGGATCAATGGTTGCTCTGCTAGCACAATCCTACCCCTGTATTATAAGAATAGGCAGATTCTCTCAGCATTGAAGTTTgacatgaacaaaataattttcaccAAGTCTGGAGCCTTTATCACCAAATATGCCATGCATGATACTCTGACGGAGGAAAACAGGGCATCCCTGGTGCCTATCGAACGAGCAAGCGGACAATTCCTGTTTGTAGCTTCAGAGGACGACTTCAACTGGGACAGCAAGGCCTACATGGATGAGATGGTGGACAGACTAAAGCGTCATGGGAAGGAGAACTTTGAGAGTGTGAGCTACCCTGGAGCCGGACATCATTTAGAACCTCCGTTTGGACCGTACTGCCACTCCAGCTTCCATGGCTTCGTAGGTATTCCGGTCCTGTGGGGGGGGGAGCCCAGGGCCCACGCTGCTGCTGAAGTCCATCTATGGAGTAAGATCCAGGAGTTCTTCAGAACTCACTTAAACTGTGACAAAACTCAAACTAAATCCAAGTTATAG